DNA from Pseudomonadota bacterium:
GGTGGATCACGCCCTTCGCGTCAGTGAAGCGTCCGTGATTCTGGTTCACCGGGAACGTGCCGGTGACGTCGCCGCGAGCGAACTGGCGGAGCATTTGCCGAAGGGTATCATTTGGTACGACGACCCCGGTCAGCCCGCATCAGGCGGCCTGACGTTCGATACCCTGATGGACCCAGATTCCGCTATGCCGGACCTGCCGACGCCCGCGCCGGATTTGCCGGCGTTTGTACTTTTTACGTCGGGCAGTACCGGCAATCCGAAGGGGGTCACCCATACCCACAAGACGATCGGTAATGTCCTGGCCAGCACGGTCGTCAGTTTCCATCTCACACCCGACGACATCATGTTGCCCGGCCTGTCAATATCGCACATGGGCGGGATCGGGTTCGGGTTGGCCGCACTCGCGGCCGGGGCGCGCGTCGATATTGCGCGAACCTACGTAGACGAGGAACTCTTGCGGCTACTTCGCGAGACACGCCCGACGATATTGGGCATGTTGCCGGCGTTTCTGTTCCGCCTGATACGCGACCATGACGCCAAGCCTGAGGACTTTACATCGCTTCGCATGTGCCTGAGCGGCGGCGACAAGGTGTCGCACGTCCTTGAGGATGAGGTCGGTGCGCTAACGGGGTTGAAGATCTCCACCAATTACGCCATGACCGAGATTGGTTTTGCTACGCTCTGCTACGGAAAGAAGCGTCGTGACGGTTCGGTCGGCCTCCCTTGTGCGGGCTTTGAGCTGTCAATTCGCGACGACGATGGCATTGAGGTGCCGAGTGGCGAAAAGGGGCGGCTTTTCGTGCGTTCGCCCGCCAACATGATCGGCTACTGGGGAAACCCTGAGGCCACGGCGACGACACTCGTCGACGGCTGGTTGGATACTGGTGACGTGATGTACGTCGACGACGACGGCTATTACTGGTTCGCTGGCCGCAAGTCGCAGATCATCATTCACGACGGCTCGAACATTTCGCCGCAGGAGATCGAAGAAGTCCTTCTGGAGCATGAGACTGTCGAACTGGCCGGCGTTGTCGGCGTGGATGACTTGGTGCACGGCGAGAACGTTCGCGCCTACGTAACCCTGAAAGACGATGTGGAGACGTTTAAGGAGCAAGAGTTGATTGACTTCGCCCGCGCGCGTATCGGCTACAAAGCACCGGAAGTGGTTGTCGTGCTCGACGAGATGCCATTCAACGCCACCGGGAAGGTCGACCGAGTCACGCTGAAAGCCATGGCGGCCAGGGACCACGAGCAAGCCCCTGCCGTGATTGTCTAGGACGTCGCATCCTGCATCCTCCCACGTAGCCCACGCCGTGGATCACCTCCTTGCGGGCGTGGTCGGCGTCGGGGCGTCGGGCCCGCCAGCCCACCGCGACCGTCTTCTGTTTCATGTCATGCGGGACATGCCCAACGTGTTGGCGGACGCACCCGGCCGGGCGAAGGCCGCCCTTTGGGCCATCAGCCGGGTGGGTGCATCGTCTCGTCCGATCGCATGCAACCGCAGGCCGCGGCACGCTGTCGCAAGTACATGGTTGACCCCAAGCGCGTGACACGACCCAATCATGTGCTGCAAACTAAGAGTGCAGAGGGGATTTTGAGAAGGAGCTAGGTCATCGCTGGATGCGTCGTGCCGCGGAATGACCGAAGCCGAGGCGGCGTAACGCACAACGCGTGAGCAGTCAGCTCCAGAAACACCAACTGCATGAGGTCGACAATGAGATTTATCCGCCAGTTGATCGTGGGCACCTGCGCGCTGACCGTAATAGTCATCTCCACCAACTTTGCAGTGAGCGCTGTACGTGCGGACGATCTGCCCGATCTGCCCGATCTGGTCGGCAGTTGGGTCGCCACCGAAGGGCAGTTGCACTTTTGGCACGGCACGCCCATGGAGGTGGCGCGAGACGGTCACACGATGCGTATCGACAT
Protein-coding regions in this window:
- a CDS encoding class I adenylate-forming enzyme family protein, with the protein product MPHSGPSLDRRVVVSDILEIGLQLKPDEPALVSTEVRWTWRELDVAARRLAGNYLGLGLRPGDRVASLMPNRVVLVVHYLACLKAGLVATPLNYRYMPPEVDHALRVSEASVILVHRERAGDVAASELAEHLPKGIIWYDDPGQPASGGLTFDTLMDPDSAMPDLPTPAPDLPAFVLFTSGSTGNPKGVTHTHKTIGNVLASTVVSFHLTPDDIMLPGLSISHMGGIGFGLAALAAGARVDIARTYVDEELLRLLRETRPTILGMLPAFLFRLIRDHDAKPEDFTSLRMCLSGGDKVSHVLEDEVGALTGLKISTNYAMTEIGFATLCYGKKRRDGSVGLPCAGFELSIRDDDGIEVPSGEKGRLFVRSPANMIGYWGNPEATATTLVDGWLDTGDVMYVDDDGYYWFAGRKSQIIIHDGSNISPQEIEEVLLEHETVELAGVVGVDDLVHGENVRAYVTLKDDVETFKEQELIDFARARIGYKAPEVVVVLDEMPFNATGKVDRVTLKAMAARDHEQAPAVIV